Proteins co-encoded in one Lasioglossum baleicum chromosome 3, iyLasBale1, whole genome shotgun sequence genomic window:
- the LOC143207297 gene encoding organic cation transporter protein-like, which translates to MLQMALKEHSFVDVIQNAMGAMGPWHIVIAVALSLVKFPVAWHQLSIVFLAPPTNFSCSAPISATNESTIMKCYVDTGNSTMEKCTSFKYDKRIFKESIITQWDLVCDREQLANFAQTCTMFGVLVGNLVFSIMADRIGRKKPLMLAIALLSITGFMSAFVPWYELFLIFKFISAVATGGTMLVSFVLLMEIAGVEWRSILSVLFHVPFLVGYLMNPLISYLTRTWDGFQMAVSIPSIFLLSYYWIIPESPRWLLAVGKLSEAEHILLKAANRNKIPIENVKTAIDTYEAAAKIRNKHDEEKYSITHLFRTPNLRLKTICICINWFVCGGCFFGLSQYMGYLDGNIFVNVAVSAAVELPGTVILLFLISRVSRLRILISGNILSGISLILLTVISDSTLTLCLATLGLAGMALSFPTVYLYSSEAFPTVIRNAGIGLGSVCARTGSMIAPYIATMGKTQPWLPPVIFGTGPLIGAALCFFLPETMNCKLPETIEDGENFGTKKNRRNT; encoded by the exons ATGCTTCAAATGGCGTTGAAAG aacaTTCATTCGTGGATGTCATACAAAATGCAATGGGTGCCATGGGCCCATGGCATATTGTGATAGCTGTAGCACTTTCTCTTGTAAAATTTCCAGTTGCATGGCATCAGCTATCAATAGTATTTCTCGCACCTCCAACTAATTTTTCCTGTTCTGCACCAATATCAGCAACCAATGAATCTACAATAATGAAATGCTACGTAGATACCGGGAACAGTACTATGGAAAAGTGTACAAGCTTTAAATACGACAAACGTATATTTAAAGAGAGCATTATAACTCAA TGGGACTTAGTCTGCGATAGAGAACAACTAGCAAATTTTGCGCAGACTTGCACGATGTTTGGAGTCCTTGTTGGTAACTTAGTATTCAGTATAATGGCTGATCG AATAGGCAGAAAGAAACCGTTGATGCTTGCAATAGCATTGCTGTCAATAACTGGTTTTATGAGTGCATTTGTTCCTTGGtatgaattatttttaatatttaaatttatctcTGCTGTAGCCACTGGTGGCACTATGCTTGTTAGCTTTGTTTTGC TCATGGAGATTGCGGGAGTTGAATGGCGTTCAATTTTGTCGGTACTCTTTCATGTGCCATTCTTGGTAGGCTATTTAATGAACcctttaatttcttatttaacCCGCACATGGGACGGATTCCAAATGGCAGTTTCTATACCTTCTATCTTCTTGTTATCATACTACTG GATTATTCCTGAATCACCAAGGTGGTTACTTGCAGTTGGCAAACTATCAGAAGCAGAGCATATCTTGCTTAAAGCAGCTAATAGAAATAAGATACCTATAGAGAATGTGAAAACAGCAATTGATACATATGAAGCTGCTGCCAAAATCAGAAACAAACACGACGAAGAGAAATACAGTATCACACATTTGTTTAGGACTCCGAATTTAAGACTGAAGACGATTTGTATATGTATTAATTGGTTCGTTTGCGGTGGTTGCTTCTTTGGGCTGTCACAGTACATGGGCTACCTTGATGGCAACATTTTTGTGAACGTTGCTGTATCAG CTGCTGTAGAACTGCCTGGAACTGTAATACTCCTTTTTCTGATATCGCGTGTATCACGCTTAAGGATTTTAATAAGCGGCAATATTTTGTCAGGCATAAGCCTGATCTTGCTAACTGTAATATCAGATTCTACCTTGACATTATGTCTAGCGACTCTAGGTCTTGCAGGAATGGCACTCAGTTTTCCGACCGTGTACCTATATAGCAGCGAAGCGTTCCCAACCGTAATTAGAAACGCTGGTATTGGATTAGGAAGTGTTTGTGCAAGAACTGGAAGCATGATCGCACCCTACATAGCTACTATG GGAAAAACCCAACCCTGGTTGCCACCAGTGATATTTGGCACTGGACCATTAATTGGCGCTGCATTGTGCTTTTTTTTACCAGAAACAATGAACTGCAAATTA
- the LOC143207294 gene encoding WD repeat and HMG-box DNA-binding protein 1, producing the protein MPLIKKPMRYAHPEGHTGVCYFTGEKKGLVTCGSDGDVRSWLNLMDDDPAASCVSEQAISVISKNGKIFVGNDNNTVQILNYPDLEKEGIVTRFSAPVSALATTKNSNIIISGSCDMRIHVTDITTSDNTELFGHEAPILGLSLDPKEEFVASSSADGSIRVWNIKEKRVANVWNNIVPKCNSFFTAKAYCTPSFQSTDGSCLAYPHMKDVVVVERASWKELFHLKCINIKSEISICKYSECGMYIAASTVNGEIIVWNARTKGLIGYIEHQQNTKITSLAWNLDGSDEIAFCDHLGQLGCLDVIFSEKPNGNEETVETNGDIKEDNLGLPDEEDDDGENVISLEKIKASVNLEDDEKSLSDEESVKQQIEANIFGPAINLQPPFQPGSSPSHLLSRFMVWNDTGMVRCFTGEDGDESSIEVEFHDATIHRSMHINNYLRHTIAALSPHALVLNCPSSSDTQSKLVVIALQGWGSGNKEWFLDLPEDEEGCCVAAGDTFVALATSKRNLRLFTVGGTQREIISLPGPVVAMNGFRNALVIAYHNGIGASGDQNMNLLWIQIRGLTLYSRRLSLPLSPSSELMWIGLSDLGSPAIMDADDVLRVYNKKSSLWKVASDLSRQSKGKADHYFIIGISEQQSIARCVLCKGSHYPPTTPRPVITEVSLLPPLCEFESEKSEKELKLWKLGSNPAEENETVLALFALACRSNLEYRAVELCKEIASGKVIELAIKYARRMNKMALSNKLESIADVKEEEKEKEQEVTNDNDIEESKSEDEVQNDEFEESTISLAIQKKPDVEIKPLSMNEALSIKRNNPFLKSGNSPSNKGLAGLEITPEKPQKLLAPILPKSKTKETKDGPKKETFISWYAKNKKSLQEEFPELSPADLTKQALARYKETDVTPKKNGTIEPTESKKRKLSPDDEQNKPKRSSSKTLSSFAFG; encoded by the exons ATGCCACTAATAAAGAAACCTATGCGTTATGCACATCCGGAGGGACACACGGGTGTTTGTTATTTTACCGGTGAAAA GAAAGGCCTCGTTACTTGTGGATCCGATGGAGATGTTCGATCCTGGTTAAATTTAATGGACGATGACCCGGCTGCAAGTTGTGTTTCAGAACAAGCTATATCAGTAATATCAAAG aatggaaaaatatttgttggTAATGATAATAATACGGTTCAAATACTCAACTATCCTGACCTTGAAAAGGAAGGAATAGTTACTAGATTTTCAGCACCTGTATCAGCATTAGCAACaacgaaaaacagtaatattataatatcagGATCATG TGACATGAGGATACATGTTACGGACATCACTACATCAGATAACACAGAGCTCTTTGGTCATGAAGCACCAATATTGGGTTTATCGTTGGATCCTAAAGAAGAGTTTGTG gCGTCGTCAAGTGCAGATGGATCGATAAGAGTGTGGAATATTAAAGAGAAACGTGTTGCCAATGTTTGGAATAACATTGTACCCAAATGTAATTCATTTTTCACAGCGAAAGCATATTGTACTCCTTCCTTTCAATCTACAGATGGAAGTTGTCTTGCATATCCACATATGAAAGATGTAGTTGTAGTAGAAAGAGCTTCTTGGAAGGAGttgtttcatttaaaatgtattaatataaaaagt gaaattagtatttgtaaatattctGAATGTGGTATGTACATTGCTGCGAGCACTGTAAACGGCGAGATAATTGTTTGGAATGCAAGAACGAAAGGTTTAATTGGGTATATTGAGCATCAGCAGAATACTAAAATCACATCACTGGCTTGGAATCTCGATGGATCAGATGAAATTGCTTTTTGCGATCATTTAGGCCAATTAGGATGCCTCGATGTG ATATTTTCTGAGAAACCTAATGGCAATGAAGAAACGGTAGAAACAAATGGGGATATAAAAGAGGATAATCTTGGTTTACCGGATGAAGAAGACGATGACGGAGAAAATGTTATATCTTTAGAAAAAATTAAAGCGTCCGTGAACCTTGAAGACGATGAGAAGAGCCTTTCTGATGAAGAATCTGTGAAACAACAAATAGAAGCAAATATTTTCGGACCGGCAATTAATTTACAACCACCATTTCAACCTGGTTCATCCCCGTCTCATTTATTATCTCGTTTTATG GTTTGGAATGATACTGGCATGGTGAGATGTTTTACCGGCGAAGATGGGGATGAATCTAGTATCGAGGTTGAATTTCATGACGCTACAATTCATCGTAGCATgcacattaataattatttaagacATACTATAGCAGCTTTATCGCCACATGCACTCGTATTGAATTGTCCCTCGAGTAGTGATACGCAAAGTAAACTCGTTGTGATAGCATTACAGG GTTGGGGTTCTGGGAACAAAGAATGGTTCTTGGACCTTCCAGAAGATGAAGAAGGATGTTGTGTTGCCGCTGGCGATACGTTCGTTGCACTAGCAACATCGAAACGGAATTTAAGGCTTTTTACAGTGGGAGGCACGCAACGTGAAATCATATCTTTACCAGGTCCTGTGGTCGCAATGAATGGGTTTAGAAATGCTCTAGTAATTGCTTACCATAATGGAATAG GTGCATCCGGTGATCAAAATATGAACTTACTATGGATTCAAATTCGTGGCCTAACTTTATACAGTCGAAGATTGTCTCTTCCACTGTCTCCTTCATCAGAACTTATGTGGATAGGACTGTCCGACCTTGGATCTCCTGCCATCATGGATGCTGATGATGTTCTTAGAGTATATAATAAGAAATCGTCTCTTTGGAAAGTTGCTAGCGACTTGAGTAGACAA TCCAAGGGCAAAGCAGATCACTATTTCATCATTGGAATCAGCGAGCAGCAGAGTATTGCTCGCTGTGTTTTATGTAAAGGAAGTCATTATCCACCGACTACACCACGTCCCGTAATAACTGAAGTATCTTTACTTCCGCCATTATGCGAATTCGAAAGCGAAAAGTCGGAGAAAGAATTGAAACTGTGGAAATTGGGTAGCAATCCTGCAGAGGAGAACGAAACCGTGCTGGCTCTATTTGCG CTTGCTTGCAGAAGCAATTTGGAATACCGAGCAGTGGAACTATGCAAAGAAATTGCTTCCGGGAAAGTGATAGAATTGGCAATCAAGTATGCGAGAAGAATGAACAAAATGGCTTTGTCGAATAAACTGGAGTCTATCGCCGAcgtaaaagaagaagaaaaagaaaaggaacaaGAGGTCACTAATGATAACGATATAGAGGAAAGTAAAAGCGAGGATGAAGTCCAGAATGATGAGTTTGAAGAATCTACGATTTCATTGGCTATTCAAAAGAAACCGGATGTAGAAATTAAACCTTTGTCCATGAACGAAGCGTTGTCGATAAAGAGAAATAATCCATTTTTGAAAAGTGGAAACTCGCCTTCGAATAAAG GTCTAGCTGGACTAGAAATCACTCCAGAAAAGCCACAAAAATTATTGGCACCCATCCTTCCGAAATCAAAAACGAAGGAAACGAAAGATGGTCCGAAAAAGGAAACGTTTATCAGTTGGTATGCAAAGAACAAGAAAAGTTTGCAAGAAGAATTTCCCGAATTGAGTCCTGCCGATTTAACGAAACAGGCATTGGCAAGGTACAAGGAAACGGATGTGACACCAAAAAAGAACGGTACTATAGAACCCACAGAGTCTAAGAAAAGAAAGTTAAGTCCTGACGACGAACAAAACAAACCGAAGAGATCTTCCAGTAAAACTCTTAGCTCATTCGCTTTCGGCTGA